A genome region from Nicotiana tabacum cultivar K326 chromosome 13, ASM71507v2, whole genome shotgun sequence includes the following:
- the LOC107817957 gene encoding asparagine synthetase [glutamine-hydrolyzing] 2, with protein sequence MCGILAVFGCIDNSQAKRSRIIELSRRLRHRGPDWSGLHSHDDCYLAHQRLAIVDPTSGDQPLYNEDKTIVVAVNGEIYNHRELREKLKSHQFRTGSDCEVIAHLYEDYGEDFVHMLDGMFSFVLLNTRDKSFIAARDAIGITPLYMGWGLDGSVWFSSEMKALSDDCERFVSFLPGHIYSSKNGGLRRWYNPPWYSETIPSTPYDHLVLRKAFEKAVVKRLMTDVPFGVLLSGGLDSSLVAAVANRYLADTEAARQWGSQLHTFCVGLKGSPDLKAAREVADYLGTRHHEFHFTVQEGIDALDEVIYHVETYDVTTIRASTPMFLMSRKIKSLGVKMVLSGEGSDEIFGGYLYFHKAPNKEEFHQETCRKIKALHLYDCLRANKSTSAWGVEARVPFLDKEFINVAMNIDPEWKMIRPDLGRIEKWVLRNAFDDDQNPYLPKHILYRQKEQFSDGVGYSWIDGLKDHASSLVSDSMLANASFVYPHNTPTTKEGYYYRTIFERYFPKNAARETVPGGPSVACSTAKAVEWDAAWSKNLDPSGRAALGVHAAAYEDASEVKTTVATDTAQKLDVDKAAVAV encoded by the exons atGTGTGGAATACTAGCAGTTTTCGGTTGCATTGATAATTCTCAGGCCAAGCGTTCCCGAATCATCGAACTTTCTAGAAg ATTACGCCACAGAGGACCTGACTGGAGTGGATTGCATAGCCATGATGACTGTTATCTTGCTCATCAACGGTTGGCAATAGTAGACCCAACTTCTGGAGATCAGCCACTTTACAATGAGGACAAGACCATTGTTGTCGCG GTTAACGGGGAGATATATAACCATAGAGAATTACGGGAAAAGCTGAAGTCCCACCAGTTTCGAACTGGCAGTGACTGTGAAGTTATTGCACATCTT TATGAAGACTATGGAGAAGACTTCGTTCACATGTTGGATGGAATGTTCTCCTTTGTGCTTCTTAACACCCGTGATAAAAGTTTCATTGCTGCTCGGGATGCAATTGGCATTACGCCCCTTTATATGGGATGGGGTCTTGATG GGTCTGTATGGTTTTCTTCAGAGATGAAAGCCTTAAGTGATGACTGTGAACGATTTGTTAGTTTCCTTCCCGGTcatatttattcaagcaaaaatG GAGGACTCAGAAGATGGTACAACCCACCATGGTACTCAGAAACCATTCCTTCTACTCCATATGATCACCTTGTCTTACGGAAAGCTTTTGAGAAG GCTGTAGTCAAGCGACTTATGACGGATGTACCATTTGGTGTGCTTCTCTCAGGCGGACTAGATTCTTCACTTGTTGCTGCAGTGGCCAACCGCTATTTGGCTGATACTGAAGCTGCGCGACAATGGGGATCACAGTTGCATACCTTTTGCGTAGGCTTGAAG GGTTCTCCTGATCTGAAAGCTGCCAGAGAGGTGGCAGACTACCTTGGAACCCGTCACCATGAGTTTCACTTTACAGTGCAG GAAGGAATTGATGCACTAGATGAAGTCATTTATCATGTTGAAACATATGATGTGACCACTATCAGAGCCAGTACACCAATGTTTCTCATGTCTCGGAAGATAAAGTCTTTGGGTGTGAAAATGGTTCTATCTGGTGAAGGTTCTGATGAAATTTTTGGCGGTTATTTATATTTCCACAAGGCACCCAACAAAGAGGAGTTTCACCAAGAAACTTGTAGAAAG ATTAAAGCACTTCATCTTTATGATTGCTTGAGGGCCAACAAATCTACTTCAGCTTGGGGTGTTGAAGCTCGTGTACCTTTCTTGGATAAAGAATTTATCAATGTTGCAATGAACATTGATCCAGAGTGGAAAATG ATCAGACCTGATCTCGGAAGAATAGAAAAGTGGGTTCTACGCAATGCTTTTGACGATGATCAGAATCCTTATCTGCCAAag CATATCTTGTATAGGCAGAAGGAACAGTTCAGTGATGGAGTTGGCTACAGTTGGATTGATGGCTTGAAGGATCACGCAAGCAGTCTG GTTTCTGATTCTATGTTAGCGAATGCAAGTTTTGTTTACCCGCATAACACACCCACGACAAAGGAAGGATACTATTATAGAACTATTTTTGAGCGATATTTCCCCAAG AATGCTGCGAGGGAAACAGTTCCAGGTGGTCCAAGTGTGGCATGCAGCACTGCAAAAGCAGTAGAATGGGACGCAGCTTGGTCCAAGAATCTAGATCCATCTGGTCGAGCTGCACTCGGTGTTCATGCAGCTGCTTATGAGGATGCATCAGAGGTTAAAACCACAGTCGCGACAGATACTGCTCAGAAACTTGACGTTGATAAAGCTGCAGTAGCTGTTTGA